From the genome of Eucalyptus grandis isolate ANBG69807.140 chromosome 2, ASM1654582v1, whole genome shotgun sequence, one region includes:
- the LOC120290562 gene encoding uncharacterized protein LOC120290562, with product MDITPSRGDLERMKKKRSESFKEYAVRWRNPAAQITPKPTNKELMKLFVESLPSEFRNRMASTYVESFNQLIPIGEQIEMGIREGWFSKPSTKRFSAKKEKETAVDVNVAYSQENAKRAPAIQVNPRQQQPTGRQSFAQANNIRQFSPLPGSPSQVLTILKKKGLLTSEPKCPNREGICGYDPTKNCDYHNGELGHSTDECFTLKHKIQNLLDTKVFAFRIARPNVQKNPLPEHEGTVNAILEPEVGRIRNSKVHVVNAYNGLVRAGYYRGQEDVHLSVMRERVAKMVDDGIIVYVDRNYIVSTISHLIIHWEEEQAALNVDKKEVDPSLVDMPPLEDASDEEIVIEVPQPYEYVNDKAVPWSYDLDVDLVTRSDRAYGQASAQPAKLVTDEEAKEFLAVIKASEYNVVDQLRKMPAQISLLELLMTSLVHQKSLMKALSEIRVPEIVDADKLEEFVGSVLLKDLIAFSDEEFPLEDRGHNKALYISVKYKSSHMSRVLIDNGSALNICPLATLHCFKVDLSRIHAAKTLVRAFDGTKKVMIGKIHLDVQIGPVVFNIPFQVLDIPTTFNFLLGRP from the coding sequence atggacattaCGCCTTCTCGAGGAGACTTGGAgaggatgaaaaagaaaagaagcgagtcatttaaagaatatgctGTGAGATGGAGAAACCCGGCGGCCCAAATTACTCCTAAGCCTACCAACAAggaattgatgaagttgtttgtgGAGAGCCTTCCATCTGAGTTTCGTAATCGAATGGCCAGTACGTATGTCGAgagcttcaatcagcttattcctATAGGAGAACagatcgagatggggataagagaaGGATGGTTTTCTAAGCCATCTACTAAAAGGTTCTctgccaagaaggagaaggaaacgGCCGTGGATGTGAACgtggcttatagccaagaaaatgcCAAACGTGCCCCGGCTATACAGGTAAACCCAAGACAGCAACAACCCACTGGCCGTCAATCATTCGCCCAAGCGAATAATATAAGGCAGTTCTCCCCTCTCCCTgggtctccatcccaagtgttgACAATCCTAAAAAAGAAGGGTTTGCTTACTAGTGAACCAAAGTGCCCTAACCGTGAAGGCATTTGTGGTTATGACCCGACGAAGAATTGTGACTACCATAACGGTGAACTTGGGCATTCAACTGATGAGtgtttcaccctcaagcacaagatccaGAATCTCCTGGAtacaaaggtctttgcatttcgGATTGCTCGGCCAAACGTTCAAAAGAATCCGCTACCAGAGCATGAGGGTACAGTGAATGCTATCCTGGAACCTGAAGTCGGACGGATCAGGAACTCAAAGGTGCATGTGGTAAATGCCTACAACGGGCTAGTGAGAGCTGGGTATTACCGAGGTCAGGAAGATGTCCATCTATCGGTGATGAGAGAAAGAGTTGCCAAAATGGTGGATGATGGCATCATTGTGTATGTTGATCGTAACTACATAGTTTCTACTATCTCCCACCTCATCATCCATTGGGAAGAGGAGCAGGCTGCACTTAATGTTGACAAAAAAGAGGTTGATCCTTCGCTTGTAGACATGCCCCCATTAGAGGATGCATCTGACGAAGAGATAGTGATAGAGGTGCCTCAGCCGTATGAGTATGTCAATGATAAGGCAGTGCCTTGGTCCTATGACCTAGATGTGGACCTTGTTACAAGGTCTGATCGGGCCTATGGTCAAGCCAGTGCTCAACCTGCAAAGCTGGTCACCGATGAAGAGGCTAAGGAGTTTCTGGCTGTAATCAAAGCAAGCGAGTATAACGTGGTTGACCAACTACGAAAGATGCCTGCTCAGATCTCCTTACTCGAGCTCTTGATGACTTCCCTCGTGCATCAAAAGTCACTAATGAAGGCGTTGAGTGAAATTCGTGTGCCAGAGATCGTGGATGCAGACAAGTTGGAAGAATTCGTGGGATCAGTCCTTCTCAAGGATTTGATTGCCTTCtctgatgaggaattccctctcGAAGATAGGGGACATAACAAAGCACTCTACATATCCGTTAAGTACAAGTCTTCTCATATGTCCCGAGTGCTCATCGATAATGGGTCCGCTCTGAACATTTGTCCATTGGCCACTCTTCACTGCTTTAAGGTAGACCTGTCAAGGATACATGCCGCGAAGACTTTGGTGCGAGCTTTCGATGGAACAAAAAAGGTGATGATTGGGAAAATCCATCTCGATGTCCAAATAGGGCCGGTCGTCTTCAACATTCCCTTCCAAGTGCTGGACATCCCTACTACATTCAATTTCCTGCTAGGTCGTCCCTAG